The region TGGCGGCCGAGATTGGTTTTGTTGAGCAGCAGCGCGGTCAGTCCGGCAATCACCAGCATGGTGATCAGCGGCAGGCCAATCTGGAAGCTGTTGCCTTGCCAGGTGAAAGGCAGCACGCTGCGCAGCGTGATCCACCAGTCCGGCAATGCATAGAGACTTTTGCCGCCGGTCACCCACATCAACAGGCCAAACAGCAGCGACTGCATACTGATGGTGATGATGATCGACACCACGCGCAGCGAGGTAATCAACAGAGCGTTAATCACGCCAAAGGCGGTGCCACAGGCAATCGCCAGTAAGATGCTCAATGCCGCGTTATCAAACTGGAACTGTACAAACAGCGAAGCAATCAGGTATTGCACCACCGACGCCACGGCGGCGAAGGAGATATCGATCCCGCCGGTCACCAGTACCACAAACAGGCCGAGGGCAAAAATACCGGTCACCGCGTAGCTTTCGGCCAGATCCAGCAGGTTCTGTACCGAGAGGAACTGATCGCTGGCTACCGAGAAGAACAGGATGAAAGCCAGCAGTACCCACGCCAGCCAGCCTTGACTGGAGTGCGGGCGTAAACGAGAAAAATCAGGCATTGATCACCTCCGCCAGCTGTTCTTGCTCAACGGTATCGGGTTGGTATTCGGCATGAACGGTGCCATCACGGAAGTGCAGAATGCGGTCGCAGTTGTACCAAACCTCTGGCA is a window of Pantoea rwandensis DNA encoding:
- a CDS encoding ABC transporter permease, which gives rise to MPDFSRLRPHSSQGWLAWVLLAFILFFSVASDQFLSVQNLLDLAESYAVTGIFALGLFVVLVTGGIDISFAAVASVVQYLIASLFVQFQFDNAALSILLAIACGTAFGVINALLITSLRVVSIIITISMQSLLFGLLMWVTGGKSLYALPDWWITLRSVLPFTWQGNSFQIGLPLITMLVIAGLTALLLNKTNLGRQLYAVGGDAESARRIGIRVGLIHVFAYGWLGAMAAIGGLVQVYRMGEVVPNALVGGELDVLAATVLGGASLMGGKGTVSGTLMGVFLIAILKNGLNLIGVSNYFMNIVVGGVIMVAIAVTHYKKRKETDVSFV